One genomic segment of Hydrocarboniclastica marina includes these proteins:
- a CDS encoding O-succinylhomoserine sulfhydrylase, which produces MSTRYEDARPIPQSQLDDARLETLAIRAGHTRTAELEHSEAIFPTSSFVYSSAAQAAARFSGEEPGNIYSRFTNPTVRYFEERMAAMEGGERAVATASGMAAVLSTLMALLQQGDHIVCSRGVFGTTTVLLEKYMARFGVETTFVDLVDVAAWKAAVRPQTKLFFLETPANPLGEIADIRALADLAHDVDALLVVDNCFCTPALQRPLALGADLIVHSATKYLDGQGRCIGGVVVGPDRLMQEVYGFMRSAGPSMSPFNAWVFLKGLETLPLRMRAHCEAALHIAEWLRQRPEVETVLYAGLSDHPQHELAKSQQSGFGGIVSFRVKGGREEAWRLIDATRIISITGNLGDTRTTVTHPATTTHGRLSEENKQRNGISENLIRLSIGLEHLDDLKADLGRGLDSCQR; this is translated from the coding sequence ATGAGCACCCGTTACGAAGACGCCAGGCCCATACCTCAATCACAGCTTGATGATGCGCGGCTGGAAACACTGGCGATTCGCGCCGGGCATACACGTACCGCTGAGCTTGAACACAGCGAAGCGATATTTCCCACCTCCAGCTTTGTCTATTCAAGCGCTGCCCAGGCGGCGGCGCGGTTCAGTGGAGAAGAGCCCGGCAATATCTATTCCCGGTTCACCAATCCGACGGTGCGCTATTTTGAAGAGCGTATGGCTGCCATGGAGGGCGGGGAGCGCGCTGTAGCCACTGCTTCGGGCATGGCCGCGGTGTTGAGTACGCTGATGGCGCTACTTCAGCAGGGCGACCACATTGTCTGCTCCAGAGGTGTTTTCGGCACCACCACGGTGCTGCTTGAAAAGTATATGGCCCGGTTCGGGGTTGAGACGACGTTTGTGGATCTTGTCGATGTTGCTGCCTGGAAGGCTGCAGTTCGACCCCAGACTAAACTGTTCTTTCTCGAAACACCGGCCAATCCGCTAGGCGAAATTGCCGATATCAGGGCGCTTGCCGATCTTGCCCATGACGTCGATGCGCTACTGGTGGTGGATAACTGTTTCTGTACACCGGCGCTCCAGCGACCGCTGGCATTGGGCGCTGACCTGATCGTCCACTCCGCCACCAAATACCTGGACGGCCAAGGCAGGTGTATTGGTGGGGTAGTCGTGGGCCCGGACCGGCTTATGCAGGAGGTATACGGCTTCATGCGTTCGGCGGGTCCATCCATGAGCCCGTTCAACGCCTGGGTCTTTCTCAAAGGGCTTGAGACCCTGCCACTGCGTATGCGTGCCCATTGTGAGGCAGCTCTTCACATTGCCGAATGGCTGCGTCAGCGGCCCGAAGTTGAAACCGTCCTCTATGCCGGCTTGAGCGATCATCCCCAGCATGAGCTTGCCAAATCCCAACAGAGTGGTTTCGGCGGTATCGTCTCGTTCCGGGTCAAAGGGGGCAGGGAGGAAGCCTGGCGGCTAATCGACGCCACCCGCATCATTTCCATCACCGGCAATCTTGGGGACACACGGACGACTGTGACGCATCCGGCGACAACCACTCACGGACGACTCTCTGAAGAGAACAAGCAACGCAACGGCATCAGCGAAAATCTGATCAGGCTGTCTATCGGCCTGGAGCACCTGGATGACCTCAAGGCAGACCTGGGACGTGGTCTCGACAGCTGCCAGCGCTGA